In the genome of Sphingomonas sp. BT-65, one region contains:
- a CDS encoding amidohydrolase family protein, with protein MLLIAAAFVALRGTASDAKETGQSIAFVGVNVVPMDRERVLANQTVVVRGGRIVSMAPASTASIPAGARRIEGKGRWLMPGLAEMHGHVPGPEEPAYRDDMLFLYLANGVTTVRNMAGNASHLALRDRIAAGELLGPTLYTASPWLSAAAAGTPDKARQAVRDYRAAGYDLIKIGSVPRDAYLAMADAANAIKMPFGGHIPEEVRLTDALASRQTSIDHLDRYVEFLVPEGTDTAGRPSGFFGSGWVQFADARRIPDAVRRTITAGTWNVPTLSLVEHLASSETPEAMIAWPEMRYMPKRLLDGWAKAKREFAARPDFQPDAARWLVELRRRLLRELHAAGAPIALGSDAPQFFNVPGFSIHHEMRMMQAAGLSPYQVLATGTREAARYFGPDARFGTIAPGQRADLILLTANPLEQLANVERRAGVMVRGRWLPESEIQARLEKIAAAARTN; from the coding sequence ATGCTGCTGATCGCGGCCGCGTTCGTTGCGCTGCGAGGCACGGCATCGGATGCGAAGGAAACGGGCCAGTCGATCGCCTTTGTCGGCGTCAATGTGGTGCCGATGGATCGCGAGCGCGTGCTCGCAAACCAGACCGTGGTGGTGCGGGGCGGGCGGATCGTGTCGATGGCGCCGGCGTCCACCGCGAGCATCCCGGCAGGCGCGCGCCGGATCGAAGGCAAGGGGCGCTGGCTGATGCCCGGTCTGGCGGAGATGCACGGGCATGTGCCCGGTCCGGAGGAACCGGCCTATCGCGACGACATGCTGTTCCTCTACCTTGCGAATGGCGTCACGACCGTGCGCAACATGGCCGGGAATGCGTCGCATCTTGCTTTGCGCGACCGCATCGCGGCGGGGGAGCTGCTTGGCCCGACACTCTATACGGCGAGTCCCTGGCTGAGCGCAGCGGCCGCCGGCACGCCCGACAAGGCGCGCCAAGCGGTGCGGGATTATCGCGCGGCGGGATATGACCTCATCAAGATCGGCAGCGTGCCACGCGACGCGTATCTCGCGATGGCCGACGCCGCGAATGCGATCAAAATGCCGTTCGGCGGCCATATTCCCGAAGAAGTCCGGCTCACCGACGCGCTCGCCAGCCGGCAGACCTCGATCGATCACCTCGATCGCTATGTCGAGTTTCTGGTTCCGGAAGGCACCGATACTGCGGGGCGGCCGAGCGGTTTCTTCGGCAGCGGCTGGGTGCAGTTCGCCGATGCGCGCCGTATCCCCGATGCCGTGCGGCGCACGATCACCGCCGGCACCTGGAATGTGCCGACATTGAGCCTGGTCGAGCATCTGGCTTCGTCCGAGACGCCCGAGGCGATGATCGCCTGGCCGGAAATGCGCTACATGCCCAAACGCTTGCTGGATGGCTGGGCAAAGGCGAAGCGCGAGTTCGCCGCGCGCCCCGATTTCCAGCCGGATGCGGCGCGCTGGCTGGTGGAGCTACGGCGCCGTCTGCTGCGCGAGCTTCATGCCGCGGGGGCGCCGATCGCGCTCGGCTCGGACGCACCGCAATTCTTCAACGTGCCGGGCTTTTCGATCCATCACGAGATGCGGATGATGCAGGCGGCGGGACTCTCGCCCTATCAGGTCCTCGCGACCGGAACGCGCGAGGCGGCACGCTATTTCGGCCCGGACGCGCGCTTCGGCACGATCGCGCCGGGGCAGCGCGCCGACCTGATCCTGCTGACCGCGAACCCGCTCGAACAGCTGGCCAATGTCGAGCGGCGCGCTGGAGTGATGGTGCGCGGACGCTGGTTGCCTGAGAGCGAAATCCAGGCACGTCTCGAGAAGATCGCCGCGGCGGCCAGGACTAACTGA
- a CDS encoding LacI family DNA-binding transcriptional regulator, with protein sequence MPTIIDVAAVAGVSTATVSRVLSQPERVAEATRQRVLEVVQSLGYSPNVAARTLRTLRAAKILLTVPDISNPFFASVIRGAEEAARDAGYAVVVGDTRHDPQVEDQYAEMLSRREVDGLIFLGHRLPENLGPLLSRPGLAAPVVNGCEYSPELGVPSVHIDNAAASGDAVEHLIALGHRDIGIITGPLVSPISHDRLSGAMEIATRHGLQDRLQVRTGDYSAKLACEQAGDLLAHNVSAIFCFSDEMAMGAISAIGAAGLTCPGHVSVVGFDDLPTARFFQPALTTIAQPKGMIGRRTVELLVEILRDPESPVRQITLPHELVVRDSTRAVRLS encoded by the coding sequence ATGCCAACGATTATCGACGTCGCCGCGGTCGCGGGCGTCTCCACTGCCACGGTTTCGCGCGTATTGAGTCAGCCCGAGCGGGTGGCGGAAGCGACGCGCCAGCGCGTCCTCGAGGTCGTTCAATCGCTGGGCTATTCCCCGAACGTCGCGGCGCGGACGCTGCGCACCTTGCGCGCCGCCAAGATCCTCCTGACGGTGCCCGACATCTCCAACCCGTTCTTCGCCAGCGTGATCCGCGGCGCAGAGGAAGCGGCACGCGACGCGGGCTATGCGGTCGTGGTCGGCGACACCCGGCACGACCCGCAGGTCGAGGATCAATATGCGGAGATGCTGTCGCGCCGCGAGGTGGATGGGCTCATCTTTCTCGGCCACCGGTTGCCGGAAAATCTCGGTCCGCTCCTCTCCCGGCCGGGCCTTGCGGCGCCGGTCGTCAACGGCTGCGAATACAGCCCGGAACTCGGCGTCCCGAGCGTGCATATCGACAATGCCGCGGCCAGCGGGGATGCCGTCGAGCACCTGATCGCACTCGGCCATCGCGATATCGGCATCATCACGGGGCCTTTGGTCAGCCCGATCAGCCACGACCGTCTTTCCGGCGCGATGGAGATCGCCACGCGCCACGGTCTGCAGGATCGTCTGCAGGTACGGACCGGCGACTATTCGGCGAAGCTGGCGTGCGAGCAGGCCGGCGACCTGCTCGCGCACAACGTCAGCGCGATCTTCTGCTTCAGTGACGAGATGGCGATGGGCGCGATCAGCGCGATCGGCGCGGCCGGACTTACCTGCCCCGGACATGTCTCGGTGGTCGGTTTCGACGATCTGCCTACGGCCCGTTTCTTTCAGCCCGCGCTCACCACCATTGCCCAGCCCAAGGGGATGATCGGCCGCCGGACCGTCGAGCTGCTCGTCGAGATCTTGCGCGATCCGGAAAGCCCGGTCCGGCAGATCACCTTGCCGCACGAGTTGGTTGTCCGCGACAGCACCCGGGCGGTCCGTCTCAGTTAG
- a CDS encoding MFS transporter, with protein sequence MATANEALDAASHRVSGMLMGRLSALMFMQFFVWGAWAVTLGLVMQTVGIGNLIANAFSVGPIASIAGSFLLGMAATRYLSPKALMVILHLAGGAILLALPALLTPETGSTFVWVLLGYMILYMPTVGLANTIALKSLGERDDRFPFVRAFGTLGWIVAGLIIGWAALSASPEIFRVAAIVSIALGIYCLTLPAVAPDAPREESLVRQVLCVEAFGLMRQRSYLIFVVCATLISIPLAMYYAYASAYIGAAGITNVGGTMSIGQMSELAFMFSMPWLYRRFGVKPLLLVGMAAWALRYALFAIGDGGGSLWAIYLGVALHGVCYDFFFVAGAIYTGTIATPKGVNAQAQGMLTLFTYGVGMLLGSQIGGLLYAQLPAAPTIADWQQMWWYPAIAAAVITVLFQLLFRDDSKKETAA encoded by the coding sequence ATGGCCACCGCCAACGAAGCGCTGGATGCTGCCTCGCATCGGGTATCGGGAATGCTGATGGGGCGGCTCAGCGCCCTCATGTTCATGCAGTTCTTCGTGTGGGGCGCATGGGCGGTCACGCTCGGACTGGTCATGCAGACCGTCGGGATCGGCAATCTCATCGCCAACGCCTTTTCGGTCGGTCCGATCGCCTCGATTGCCGGGTCCTTCCTGCTCGGCATGGCCGCGACCCGCTATCTCAGCCCCAAGGCGCTGATGGTGATCCTCCATCTGGCCGGCGGCGCGATCCTGCTGGCACTGCCGGCGCTGCTGACGCCGGAGACGGGCAGCACCTTCGTCTGGGTGCTGCTCGGCTACATGATCCTCTACATGCCGACCGTCGGCCTCGCGAATACGATCGCGCTGAAGAGCCTGGGCGAGCGTGATGACCGCTTCCCCTTCGTTCGGGCCTTCGGCACGCTCGGCTGGATCGTCGCCGGCCTGATCATCGGCTGGGCGGCGCTGTCGGCCAGCCCCGAGATCTTCCGCGTGGCGGCAATCGTGTCGATCGCGCTCGGCATCTATTGCCTGACACTTCCCGCCGTTGCGCCCGATGCGCCGCGCGAGGAGTCACTGGTGCGCCAGGTGCTGTGCGTCGAGGCGTTCGGCCTGATGCGGCAGCGCTCCTACCTGATCTTCGTGGTCTGCGCGACGCTGATCTCGATCCCGCTCGCCATGTATTACGCCTATGCCTCGGCCTATATCGGTGCGGCGGGCATCACCAACGTTGGCGGCACGATGTCGATTGGGCAGATGTCCGAACTGGCGTTCATGTTCTCGATGCCGTGGCTGTATCGCCGGTTCGGCGTGAAGCCGCTGCTGCTGGTGGGCATGGCGGCGTGGGCGCTGCGCTATGCGCTGTTCGCGATCGGCGACGGTGGTGGATCGCTGTGGGCGATCTATCTCGGCGTGGCGCTGCACGGGGTTTGTTACGACTTCTTCTTCGTCGCCGGCGCGATCTACACCGGCACCATCGCCACGCCCAAGGGTGTGAACGCCCAGGCGCAGGGGATGCTGACCCTGTTCACCTATGGCGTGGGCATGCTGCTCGGCTCGCAGATCGGGGGCCTGCTCTACGCGCAGTTGCCCGCGGCGCCGACGATTGCCGACTGGCAGCAGATGTGGTGGTATCCGGCGATCGCGGCCGCGGTCATCACCGTGCTGTTCCAGCTCCTGTTCCGCGATGACAGCAAGAAGGAAACCGCCGCATGA
- a CDS encoding sugar phosphate isomerase/epimerase, producing the protein MSAMKGPAIFLAQFMGDTAPFDTLDGLAKWAAGLGYIGVQIPCDPRLIDLKLAAESKAYCDDLRGRLVGYGVEPTELSTHLQGQLVAVHPAYDQLFDGFAPPELHGKPAERQVWAVEQVKLAAKASANLGLKAHATFSGALAWPYVYPWPQRPAGLVEEAFAELARRWVPILDVFEEAGVDCAFEIHPGEDIHDGATWERFLAAVNNHPRARILFDPSHYVLQQLDYLDFIDRYHDRISCFHVKDAEFNPTGRTGVYGGYENWVDRAGRFRSLGDGQVDFVGIFSKLAQYGYGGWAVLEWECALKHPEDGAREGAPFIRDHIIRLTERSFDDFAASGIDRDAIRALLGL; encoded by the coding sequence ATGAGCGCGATGAAGGGCCCCGCGATCTTCCTCGCCCAGTTCATGGGTGACACCGCGCCATTCGATACGCTCGACGGGCTCGCCAAATGGGCCGCCGGCCTCGGCTATATTGGTGTCCAGATCCCGTGCGATCCGCGCCTGATCGACCTGAAGCTGGCTGCGGAGAGCAAGGCGTATTGCGACGACCTGCGTGGCCGGCTCGTCGGCTATGGCGTCGAGCCGACCGAGTTGTCGACTCATCTGCAAGGCCAGCTGGTGGCGGTGCATCCCGCCTATGACCAGCTCTTCGACGGGTTCGCCCCGCCCGAGCTGCACGGCAAGCCGGCGGAGCGCCAGGTCTGGGCCGTCGAGCAGGTCAAGCTCGCCGCCAAGGCGAGCGCCAATCTCGGGCTCAAGGCGCATGCGACCTTCTCCGGGGCGCTCGCCTGGCCCTATGTCTATCCCTGGCCGCAGCGGCCGGCCGGGCTGGTCGAGGAAGCCTTTGCCGAACTCGCCCGGCGCTGGGTTCCGATCCTCGACGTGTTCGAGGAAGCGGGCGTCGATTGCGCCTTCGAGATCCATCCGGGCGAGGATATCCACGACGGCGCGACCTGGGAGCGTTTCCTCGCCGCGGTCAACAATCACCCGCGGGCGCGCATCTTGTTCGACCCGTCGCATTACGTGTTGCAGCAGCTCGACTATCTCGACTTCATCGACCGCTATCATGACCGCATTTCGTGCTTCCATGTGAAGGACGCCGAGTTCAACCCGACCGGACGCACCGGCGTCTATGGCGGCTATGAGAACTGGGTGGATCGTGCCGGCCGCTTCCGCTCGCTCGGCGACGGGCAGGTCGATTTCGTCGGCATCTTCAGCAAGCTGGCGCAATATGGCTATGGCGGCTGGGCCGTGCTCGAATGGGAGTGTGCGCTCAAGCACCCGGAGGATGGCGCCCGCGAGGGCGCGCCGTTCATCCGCGACCACATCATCCGTCTGACCGAGCGGTCCTTCGACGATTTCGCAGCCAGCGGGATCGACCGGGACGCGATCCGCGCGCTGCTGGGGCTCTAG
- a CDS encoding Gfo/Idh/MocA family protein yields MVRQPLRLGMVGGGEGAFIGAVHRIAAAIDGEWRMTAGAFSTDAGRNVRTGEALGLDPQRVYDTFEQLVEHERALPPEARVDAIAIVTPNHLHAPVAIAALDAGFHVLCEKPMAMSVAEAEAIARSAKASGRLFGLAFTYAGYPLVEEARIRVARGDLGAIRLVQAEYLQGWLSRPIDQDGHKQAEWRTDPARAGIGGCLGDIGTHAFQLAEHVSGLRTDAVCAELTTHVPGRLLDDDVSALLRFGGGARGVLKASQVAAGEENGLKLRVYGELGGLEWSQMEPNTLILRWLDRPAEIVRTGGPGLDPHTVALTRTPAGHPEGYLEAFANIYRAFAAAARHGGLASEIAPGTQDWFPGLADGLRTMRFVETVAANAASDAKWTAIESG; encoded by the coding sequence ATGGTGCGACAGCCTCTTCGACTTGGCATGGTGGGGGGCGGCGAGGGCGCGTTCATCGGCGCCGTCCATCGCATTGCCGCTGCAATCGATGGGGAGTGGCGGATGACCGCCGGCGCCTTCAGCACCGATGCCGGCCGCAATGTGCGGACCGGCGAGGCGCTCGGGCTCGATCCGCAGCGCGTGTACGATACGTTCGAGCAATTGGTGGAACACGAGCGCGCATTGCCGCCGGAGGCGCGGGTCGACGCGATCGCGATCGTCACGCCCAACCACCTCCATGCCCCGGTGGCGATCGCCGCGCTCGACGCGGGCTTTCACGTGCTGTGCGAAAAGCCGATGGCGATGAGCGTGGCGGAGGCCGAGGCCATCGCACGGTCGGCGAAGGCGAGCGGGCGGCTGTTCGGGCTGGCCTTCACTTATGCCGGCTACCCGCTGGTGGAGGAGGCGCGCATTCGCGTCGCGCGCGGTGATCTCGGTGCGATCCGGCTGGTGCAGGCGGAGTATCTGCAGGGCTGGCTCAGCCGGCCGATCGACCAGGACGGGCACAAGCAGGCCGAATGGCGCACCGATCCCGCGCGGGCGGGGATCGGCGGATGCCTGGGCGACATCGGTACCCATGCATTCCAGCTTGCCGAGCATGTCTCCGGCCTGCGGACGGACGCGGTGTGCGCGGAGCTGACGACGCATGTGCCGGGGCGGCTGCTGGACGACGATGTGAGCGCGCTGCTGCGCTTCGGCGGCGGCGCACGCGGCGTGCTCAAGGCCAGCCAGGTCGCGGCCGGCGAAGAGAATGGCCTCAAGCTGCGGGTCTATGGCGAGCTTGGCGGGCTCGAATGGTCGCAGATGGAGCCGAACACGCTGATCCTGCGCTGGCTCGACCGGCCGGCGGAAATCGTGCGGACGGGCGGCCCCGGCCTCGACCCGCACACCGTTGCGTTGACCCGGACCCCGGCGGGGCATCCGGAAGGCTATCTCGAGGCATTTGCCAACATCTACCGCGCGTTCGCGGCTGCGGCTCGGCACGGCGGACTTGCATCGGAGATCGCGCCTGGTACGCAAGACTGGTTCCCCGGTCTCGCCGACGGGCTGCGCACGATGCGTTTCGTCGAGACGGTTGCCGCCAATGCGGCATCGGACGCAAAATGGACCGCGATCGAGAGCGGATGA
- a CDS encoding cytochrome c family protein, whose amino-acid sequence MKFVAGLATGAVALTGLGAALAPSFAQTKPAASPPAFAACRACHTTNKGGKNGLGPNLYGIIGRPAASVPGVSYSAALKSSKLKWDEKTLDAFLANPSKKVPGTRMPIGTPDPAKRAAIIAYLKAESAK is encoded by the coding sequence ATGAAGTTTGTAGCGGGTCTGGCAACGGGAGCGGTAGCGCTAACAGGATTGGGCGCGGCGCTCGCGCCAAGCTTTGCCCAGACCAAGCCGGCCGCATCACCGCCGGCCTTTGCCGCGTGCCGCGCCTGTCATACCACCAACAAGGGCGGCAAGAACGGGCTCGGTCCCAATCTCTATGGGATCATTGGAAGGCCCGCCGCATCGGTGCCCGGCGTCAGCTACTCCGCGGCGCTCAAGAGCTCGAAGCTGAAATGGGATGAAAAGACGCTGGACGCGTTCCTCGCCAATCCTTCCAAGAAGGTCCCCGGCACGCGAATGCCGATCGGCACGCCCGATCCCGCCAAGCGCGCCGCGATCATCGCCTATCTGAAAGCCGAGAGCGCGAAGTGA
- a CDS encoding hydroxypyruvate isomerase family protein, with protein MALPLVGLARAQGSTSNAARFSLAYAPHEGSFASRGGRIEQIAFAADQGFRAWEDNEAGARPVDEQEQMAKALAQRGMRMGVFVASMPNWSQSRPLLGGNDDAEREAFLADIRKAVDVSKRLNATQMTVVTGFLDPRVPVDIQTARVIDVMRRAGDIMAPHKLTMVMEPLNTRTNHPGVYMQTIAQGYAVARGVNSPAVKILADLYHEQIQSGNLIPALETCWSEIAYLQFGDNPGRKEPGTGEVNYATIVRWLRAKGYTGVIGMEHGNSVAGRAGEDRLIAAYRIIDRQGGEA; from the coding sequence ATGGCTCTGCCGCTCGTCGGACTGGCGCGCGCGCAGGGTTCCACGTCCAACGCCGCGCGTTTCTCGCTCGCCTATGCGCCGCACGAGGGCAGCTTCGCGAGCCGGGGCGGTCGGATCGAGCAGATTGCCTTCGCTGCCGATCAGGGCTTCCGGGCCTGGGAAGACAATGAGGCGGGCGCCCGCCCGGTCGACGAGCAGGAACAGATGGCAAAGGCCCTTGCCCAGCGCGGCATGCGGATGGGCGTGTTCGTCGCCAGCATGCCGAATTGGTCGCAATCGCGGCCGCTGCTCGGCGGCAATGACGATGCCGAGCGCGAGGCCTTCCTCGCCGACATCCGCAAGGCGGTCGACGTCTCCAAACGGCTGAACGCGACGCAGATGACGGTGGTGACGGGGTTCCTCGATCCGCGCGTCCCGGTCGACATCCAGACCGCGCGCGTCATCGACGTCATGCGCCGCGCAGGCGACATTATGGCGCCGCACAAGCTGACGATGGTGATGGAGCCGCTGAACACGCGCACCAACCACCCCGGAGTATATATGCAGACGATCGCGCAGGGCTATGCCGTGGCGCGCGGCGTCAACAGCCCGGCGGTGAAGATACTTGCCGATCTCTATCACGAGCAGATCCAGTCGGGGAATTTGATCCCGGCGCTCGAGACCTGCTGGAGCGAGATCGCCTATCTCCAGTTCGGCGACAATCCCGGCCGCAAGGAGCCAGGCACCGGCGAGGTCAATTATGCGACGATCGTCCGCTGGCTCCGCGCCAAGGGCTATACTGGCGTGATCGGCATGGAGCACGGCAATTCGGTCGCGGGCCGCGCTGGCGAGGACCGCCTGATCGCCGCCTATCGTATCATCGATCGACAAGGAGGAGAGGCATGA
- a CDS encoding DUF1080 domain-containing protein — protein sequence MTRMRMAGCVIAGWIAIASASAQEKPGFKDTPMLPDGKWRVHDADRPAPAVVTPAAAPGGAPSDAIVLSADAWQAQLVPWTVADGAITVPTRPPGGGDNNLVSRQSFGDVQLHLEFRSPNPPKDASQDRGNSGIWFMQRYEVQILDAYQNPTYADGTVGAVYGWKPPLVIAARKPGEWQSYDIIFERPRFAADGKLLRPAHVTVFLNGVLVQNRQALLGTTVWRKVAAYQPHPDAAPLQLQDHGSPVSFRNIWVRPLPEAAIPQDLPGEAK from the coding sequence ATGACGCGCATGCGCATGGCCGGTTGCGTAATCGCCGGATGGATCGCGATCGCGAGCGCATCCGCGCAGGAGAAGCCGGGATTCAAGGACACGCCGATGCTGCCCGACGGCAAGTGGCGCGTACATGACGCGGACCGGCCGGCGCCTGCGGTGGTGACGCCGGCAGCGGCGCCGGGCGGTGCCCCTTCTGACGCGATCGTCCTGTCCGCGGACGCGTGGCAGGCTCAGCTGGTGCCATGGACCGTCGCCGACGGCGCGATCACGGTTCCCACCCGTCCGCCGGGCGGGGGCGACAACAATCTCGTCTCGCGCCAGAGCTTTGGGGACGTCCAGCTCCACCTCGAATTCCGCTCGCCCAATCCGCCGAAGGATGCATCGCAGGATCGCGGCAACAGCGGCATCTGGTTCATGCAGCGCTATGAGGTCCAGATCCTCGACGCCTATCAGAATCCGACCTATGCCGACGGCACGGTTGGCGCCGTCTATGGGTGGAAACCGCCGCTGGTGATTGCCGCGCGCAAGCCCGGCGAGTGGCAAAGCTACGACATCATATTCGAACGGCCTCGCTTTGCGGCGGACGGCAAGCTGCTGCGCCCGGCCCATGTCACGGTCTTCCTCAACGGCGTGCTGGTGCAGAACCGTCAGGCGCTGCTCGGCACCACGGTCTGGCGCAAGGTTGCCGCCTATCAGCCGCACCCTGATGCGGCGCCGCTGCAACTGCAGGACCACGGATCGCCGGTCTCGTTCCGCAACATCTGGGTGCGTCCGTTGCCCGAGGCCGCAATCCCGCAAGATCTTCCCGGAGAAGCCAAATGA
- a CDS encoding gluconate 2-dehydrogenase subunit 3 family protein: MINRRTALAGVASMFGASLFAPLARAAGAGPGGDIPIISEGPPSVRVFTPAQRAAMTALSDRVIPTTDTPGAIAAGVPDFIEKMLADWASPGDRVPIIAGLDAIEARSMRDYGVPAAKASAEQQDALLTLAMNKQLPEASGFFEPFRQLVIAGYYTSEIGMTQEREYLPVPGEYNGEFLYSQVNKVYSS; this comes from the coding sequence ATGATCAACCGTAGAACCGCCCTGGCGGGCGTGGCGAGCATGTTCGGCGCGTCGCTCTTCGCGCCACTCGCCCGCGCGGCCGGCGCTGGGCCGGGTGGGGATATCCCCATCATATCGGAAGGGCCGCCCAGCGTGCGAGTGTTCACGCCCGCCCAGCGCGCGGCGATGACCGCGCTGAGCGACCGCGTCATCCCGACGACCGACACGCCCGGCGCGATCGCCGCCGGGGTGCCGGATTTCATCGAGAAGATGCTGGCCGACTGGGCCTCGCCCGGCGATCGCGTGCCGATCATTGCGGGGCTCGACGCGATCGAGGCGCGCAGCATGCGCGACTATGGCGTGCCGGCGGCCAAGGCGAGCGCGGAGCAGCAGGACGCGCTGCTGACGCTGGCGATGAACAAGCAATTGCCTGAAGCCAGCGGCTTCTTCGAGCCGTTCCGGCAGCTCGTCATCGCCGGCTACTACACGTCCGAGATCGGGATGACGCAGGAGCGCGAATATCTCCCGGTGCCGGGCGAGTATAACGGCGAATTTCTCTATTCGCAGGTCAATAAGGTGTATTCCTCATGA
- a CDS encoding sugar phosphate isomerase/epimerase, translating to MIGRRTMLAGAAGAAALACFPAAAAQRRAIGLQLYTLREIFAKDPVKTLEQVAAIGYREVEFGGGGYDAMDPVMLRGTLDRLGLKAPSIHVGYDALLNQFDRQVTLAKALGADTIVLPYMTAEHRTGPAWRTALPNISRFAGELKKAGLGFAYHNHDFEFTEKPDGVSLFDQLLKETDPSLVKIELDIFWAVKAGEDAGALIDRLSSRLYGYHVKDMRADGGMVAVGAGTIDFAALFKRKGSAGVRHFYVENDQAPAPYLPDITTSFQTLRALRF from the coding sequence ATGATCGGCCGCAGAACGATGCTCGCAGGCGCTGCGGGCGCCGCCGCCCTTGCCTGTTTCCCGGCGGCCGCCGCGCAACGCCGGGCGATCGGCCTGCAGCTCTATACCCTGCGCGAGATCTTCGCGAAGGACCCGGTGAAGACGCTCGAGCAGGTTGCCGCCATCGGCTATCGCGAGGTCGAGTTCGGCGGGGGCGGCTATGACGCGATGGATCCCGTCATGCTGCGCGGGACGCTCGACCGGCTGGGCCTCAAGGCGCCGTCGATCCATGTCGGCTATGACGCGCTGCTCAACCAGTTCGACCGGCAAGTCACCCTTGCCAAGGCGCTCGGTGCCGACACGATCGTCCTGCCGTACATGACGGCGGAGCATCGCACCGGCCCGGCTTGGCGGACGGCGCTGCCAAACATCAGCCGCTTCGCGGGGGAGCTAAAGAAGGCCGGACTCGGCTTCGCCTACCACAACCATGATTTCGAGTTCACCGAGAAGCCGGACGGGGTCAGCCTGTTCGACCAGCTGCTCAAGGAAACCGATCCCTCGCTCGTGAAGATCGAGCTGGATATCTTCTGGGCGGTGAAGGCCGGTGAGGATGCGGGCGCGCTGATCGACCGGTTGTCGAGCCGGCTCTACGGCTATCACGTCAAGGACATGCGCGCCGATGGCGGCATGGTCGCGGTAGGGGCGGGCACCATCGATTTCGCCGCGCTGTTCAAGCGGAAGGGCAGTGCCGGCGTTCGCCATTTCTATGTCGAGAATGACCAGGCGCCAGCGCCCTATCTTCCCGATATCACGACGAGTTTCCAGACGCTGCGCGCGCTGCGGTTCTGA